The DNA sequence GCTTGACTAACATTTTTATCTCTGTGGCGAGAAAAAGGTTCAACATCTAAATTCCAGTAAACCGCATCAGCTTTGAGTTTTTCTGCAAGGGAAGGAATAGTCTTTTCTGGGGTGTTATGGAAAATTAATAAATCACTACCGAGTTTTTGATATTTCGTTTTTAATGCTTCTAGGCATCCTAATAAGTATTTGACTCTGGCAGGTGCGATGTCATCTTTTTTTAATATATTAGGGTCTAGGCAAAATACACCGATAACTTTTTTATCTTTTGTGTAGGCTTTTGCTAAACCGATATTATCGTTAATTCTTAAGTCTCGACGATGCCAGAAAATAATCATAAATTAAGGATTTAGGGTTCGGGGTTAGGAGTTGGGAGTTAGGGGATAAGAGTTAAAAGATTATGAATGTTTATTCGAGTCCAATTTCACTGCTACGTCTGTATTGACGGTAAGCGGCGAAAAATAAACCAATTAAGGTTACAGGAATTAAACCTAAAACAATACCAAGTAATAAAGGCTCTACCATTTATTTTTTTCCTCAATAAAAATATTTCTTAAATTATCTATTAGAAAGTTTATCAAAAATATGACTGGAAAAATGGATTTTTTCTGAATCTATCGCTGAAAAAGTTGATTAATAGTCACTTTCAGAAAATTTGTGCTACCATCAGCAATAAAATATTTAAGAAAATACGTTTATGGGTAAGGTTTTAGTCTTGAATGCCTCCTATGAACCGCTTAATATTACTAACTGGAAAAGAGCGGTTATTTTATTACTCAAAGGAAAAGCCGAACAGTTAGAACATTATGAAAATTTTATTTATCCGACTTTTCCCTTTCCTTCCGTTATTAGGTTACGTCACTATGTCAAAGTACCTTATAAAGATATTCCTTTAACCAGAAGAAATATCCTAGAGCGCGATCGCCACTCTTGTCAATATTGTGGTTACAGAGGAGATCAATTAACCTTAGACCATATTCTACCTCGTTCTCGTGGAGGTGCAGACAGTTGGGAGAATCTTGTTACCGCTTGTGTTCGTTGTAATATAAAAAAAGGAAATAGAACTCCAAAAGAGGCTCATATGCCCTTGCATAAATCACCGAGAAAGCCTTATAGTAGTCTTCACTTTGAAATTGTTAAATGTACCAAAGATAATCTTAACCATGAATGGCGTAAGTATGTTATAGGTATCTAAAATAGGGCAAGGAGTAAAGTGAAAAGGGCAAGGGGCAAGGAGCAAAGGTGAAGAATGAAGAATGAAGAATTAAAAACTCATAATCCTGAACTCGTTTCTCCCCAATACCCCAATACTTGACATCTCACCTCCCTCTCGCCTCATCTCCCTGTCTTCACCTGTAAACAGAAGATATGCAGTAGCTTAACGAATAAATATGGACATTTTAATTGTTGAAGACGAAAGGGAAATCGCCCAATTGATTAATAGTTGTTTAAGTCGAGAGGGTTTTGCTTGTCATCATGCCTATGATGGAATCACTGCCCTTCAACAGGCTCAAACTATTCAACCAGACTTAATTATCCTCGATTTGATGTTACCCCAACTAGACGGGTTAGAAGTCTGTAGTCGCATCCGTAATCAGGGTATGACAAAAGATCCCTATATTCTCATGTTAACGGCAAAAGGAGAAGAGCTCGATCGCATCATTGGTTTATCTACAGGGGCAGATGATTACTTAGTCAAACCTTTTAGCCCCAGAGAATTAGTTGCCAGAGTTAGAGCATTACTACGCCGTAGTTTACGCCACGAAAAACAGTCACAAATATATGAAACCTCCCACTTTATACTCAATTTAGACGAACATATCGCCACCCGTAAACTAGAGAATCAACCCCAAGAAGAATTAGACTTAACAGCCCTTGAATTTAATTTACTTTCTGCCTTCATTAGTTATCCCGGAAAAGTTTGGAGTAGAGAGCAATTAATTGATAAACTATGGGGGGCAGATTTTTTCGGAGATGAAAGAGTCGTTGATACTCACATTCGCCGTTTACGCAAAAAAATTGAACCGAATCCTGCCCAACCTTCTTTTGTTAAAACTGTTGTCGGTGTAGGCTACAAATTTGAAGATAATTAATCATAATTAGCGTTAAGTGACAATATTTCTACTAACCAACTCTGAACCCCGAACCCCGAACTCAAATCATGCAACCTTTTGACTACACAACCCTGAAAGCCGTTTGTTACTCCCTCCAAGAAAATTATATTCCCTCTCGTTTAGAACAAGTTTACCAGTGCGATCGCACCTCTATTAGTCTTTGTTTGAGAAATATTGAGAAAAAATCATGGTTAACCATTTCATGGCATCCTCAAGCCGCCAGAATTTGTGTTGGTAATCCGCCCCCTCGTGGTAAAGACACTTTTACTTTTAGTGATCAACTTAGACACTTAATTAACGGTTATGCTTTGATAGGGATAGAAATAGTCAGCGATTGGGAAAGAGTCATTGATTTTCAGTTTGCACAACGCCCCAATGAATCGCCCTTAAATCATCTTTACGTGGAAATCATGGGTAAATATAGCAATGTCATTCTCACCAATGCCGACAATCAAATTATCACCGTTGCCAAACAAGTTACCGCCGACAAATCTACCTTACGCACCGTTGAAACCAGTCAAATTTATCAACTACCTCCACCACTAACAGGAAATATTCCTAAACTAGAAGAATCTCAAGAGACATGGCAAGAAAAAGTTAGTTTAATACCCGGAAGAATAGATAAACAACTAATAAAAAGTTATCGAGGAATTAGTCCTAATATTGCCAAGGAATTATTGCAAAAAAGCGATATAGATTTAAGTAAAACCAATCAAGAATTAACACAAAATGAGTGGCAAGAATTATATAAAAATTGGCAAACTTGGTTAACATCTATAGAAAAAAATCAATTTTATTCTCATCTAACATCCCAGGGATATACAGTTTTAGGAGAACCAAACCAAGCAGAAAATATTAATTTTGTTATTAATAAATACTATAATCAAAAAATATATCAAGAAAATTTTATTCAACTTAAGCAACAGCTACAACAAAAAATAAAAAATATATTAAAAAAATTAAAAACAAAAAAAAATAAATATTTAGAGAAAATAAAAGAATCTAATAACTGCGAAGTTTATAGTAACAAAGCTGATTTACTAATGGCTCACCTAAACCAATGGCAAGTGGGAATGAAAGAAATAACTCTTAACGATTTTACCACTGGAGAGCCAGTAAAAATTAACTTAGCTCCTGACAAAAATATGATTCAAAATGCCCAAATATTGTACAAGAAATACCAAAAATTGAAAAGGGCAAAACAAGCAGTTAAACCTTTGTTAGACGAAGTGAACGAGGAAGTAAATTATTTAGAACAAATAGCAATAAATTTGCAACAATTAGACTATCAAGAAAAAGACGATTTAACAACTCTTCAGGAGATTAAATCAGAATTAATCAATCAGAAATATATAGAAGATAAACAGTATCGAAATAATGACAACAGTGAAGAAGAATCTCAACCGAGAAGCTATAAAACACCATCAGGTTATGAAGTTTTAGTCGGGAGGAATAATCGTCAAAACGACATTCTAACCTTCAAAACTGCCACCGATTATGATTTATGGTTTCATGCACAAGAAATCTCAGGCTCTCATGTTTTATTGCGTTTAAACGCTGGAGATGCACCAGAAGAAAAAGATTTACAATTTACTGCAAACTTAGCCGCTTATTACAGTCAAGGTAGAGAAAGCGAACAAGTGCCTGTAATTTACACTAATCCTAACCATGTTTATAAGCCAAAAGGAGCAAAACCCGGAATGGTTATCTATAGCAGGGAAACCGTTATTTGGGGTAAACCATTATTCAACTAAGCACTTAGCAATTAAAAATTAGTTTCTCCCTAATTTGCCAACTTCTCAATCCCCCTAAAATAAACATTTTCTGGCAATCTAAAATTTTTTGCGTTTTAAAAATTGAACTCAGGTTAAAGCTGATCGACATGGGGTATGATGAAAAATGTAAACTTTTATTGAGCAAAATTGCTAATGGTTGCAACACCAACAAAAATTAATTACGACATTAAAGACATTAACTTGGCTGGTGTCGGTAAGCAGAGAATTGAATGGGCGGCAAGAGAAATGCCTGTTTTAGCTCAAATTACCGAGCGTTTTCGTCAAGAAAAGCCTTTTGCCGGTATCCGCTTAGTGGCTTGTTGTCACGTTACTACTGAAACCGCAAATTTAGCGATCGCACTTCAAGCAGGTGGTGCAGATGCTATTTTAATCGCTAGTAACCCTCTTTCTACTCAGGATGACGTTGCCGCTTGTTTAGTTAAAGACTACGGTATTCCTGTATTTGCTATCAAAGGGGAAGATAACGCCACTTATCATCGTCACGTACAAACCGCATTAGATCATAAACCCAATATTATCATTGATGATGGTTCTGACGTAGTGGCTACCCTTGTTAAAGAAAGACAACATCAACTAGCCGACTTAATTGGTACAACAGAAGAAACCACCACAGGTATTGTCCGTTTAGAGGCAATGTTTAAAGATGGTGTACTAACCTTCCCCGCCATGAATGTCAATGACGCAGAAACCAAACACTTCTTCGATAACCGTTATGGTACAGGTCAATCTACCCTTGATGGTATCATCCGTGCAACTAACGTTTTATTAGCAGGTAAAACCCTTGTGGTTGCTGGTTATGGCTGGTGCGGTAAAGGTGTCGCCATGCGCGGGCGTGGTTTGGGTGCCAATGTTATCGTAACTGAAATTAACCCCGTAAAAGCGATCGAAGCGGCAATGGATGGTTTCCGTGTAATGCCTATGGCTGAAGCCGCCACCATTGGTGATGTTTTTGTAACCGTAACAGGTAATAAACATATCATCAGAGAAGAACATTTCGCCGTCATGAAAGATGGTGCAATGGTTTGTAACTCTGGTCACTTTGACATTGAAATCGACCTAGAAGCCTTAAAAACTCTAAGCACAGAAATCAAAGAGGTTCGTAACTTTACTCAACAATATATCCTCAAAAGCGGTAAATCCGTAATTGTGATTGGCGAAGGACGTTTAGTCAACTTAGCCGCCGCAGAAGGACATCCCAGTGCGGTAATGGATATGAGTTTTGCTAACCAAGCCTTAGCTTGTGAATACTTAGTGAAAAATAAAGAGACTTTACAACCCGGTATTCATTCTATTCCTACCGAAGTGGATCAAGAAATTGCCGCTTTGAAATTGCAGGGAATGGGTATTAATATCGACTCCTTAACCCCTGAACAAATTGAGTATATGAACTCTTGGACAGTGGGAACTTAATTTGAGACGTTAGGTAGGGTGTTAGGGAAGTAGGGGCTTGGGGTTTTGGGGTATTCGGGGATTGGGGAGAAACTTATTCTTAAAGTGCTGAAGCTACTAATTACTAATTGTTTATTACCTTTGCCCCTTGCCCCTTGCCTTTTGCCCTTTACTCTTTTATTTTTTCGCACTTATTTATTTAGCTAGAAAAATTAATTATGAAAGCCTTTTCTTGTATTGTAGGATTTATTTTATCAATACTATTATTATTAACTCCTAATCATGCTCTCGCCGCAAGTTCATCGGCTGTTACTTCTACCATTGATAATAAAGATTTGAGTCAACAAGATTTTTCCTCTCAAAATTTGCAATCAATGGAGTTTAGTAACGTGAAATTAAACGGTGCTAATTTCAGTAATAGTGACTTAAGAGGTGCTGTTTTTAATGCCGCAAGATTAGAAGAAGCTAATTTTCACGGAGCAGATATTACTAACGGTTTTATTTATGTGACTAGCTTGAATAGAGCCGATTTAACTGATGCCATCTTACGAGAGGCGATTATGAAACGCACTACTTTAAAAGGTGCTAATGTTGATGGTGCTGATTTTACTTTTGCCGTTTTAGATAATGAGCAGGTAATCGAACTTTGTAAAAATGCTCAAGGTATTAATCCTGTAACTGGTGCTAGTACCCGTCAATCATTAGGTTGTCCTTAAATTCATCTCTTCATTTGGGCATAAGCATCTCAGATTTAGTTAGGTATCAGGTATCAGGTGACAGGTTTTAGGTTTTAATTTATTACGAATGACTAACTAGCATAATCTTTTCAACGCCGCAAATTTTATATCGAACTCAGATTAAATATCAAATTAAACTCTCTTCAAAACTTTTTAACTCTTAACTGATGTTACGCAAAAAGATAATTAACCTCAGTTCGGTTTAAGAACATCCAACAAGATTAGGTGTCAGGTTGCAGGTTGCAGGTGGTAGGGGTTGAATATATTTAACGTCAGTTCGGGTTAAGGCAATTTTATCGTTATTTCTAAGAAGAAGCTATAAGGTTTTCTGACTACGAGAAAATAATGCTTTCAGCTTATCCAAAACTCAGGTTAATTAGTTGTTGTTTTGAGGTGTCAGGTATCAGGTTTAAAGTCAAAAAAATTCACCCTTTTTTCTTTTGACTTAGTTTTTCGATTAAACTATGTAACATTCTGCCAATTTCTTCACATTTGTTTAAATTAACTTTTAATTCTTGCTCTTTAAGATAGCCTAATCGTCCTACAATCATCAAATGAGTTTTTAGTTCTTTGAGTGAGCCATTTGCAATAGAAAGATGACGGATATAATTACCCAAATGATTTCTCCCTTTTGCTTCTGCGATGTTGGCAGGAATTGAAACTGCGGCTGTTTGTATTTGACTACTTAAACCATAAATTTCTGTAGCTCTTAAATTAAAAATATTTCTTTGTTTATGGTTAAAAGATTATAAGTTGTTATATTTGTCAATTTTCGATATTGAAAAGCTATAATGTTTTCATTTCTAATTCTCCAGATTCAATGTGATTAACAAATAAACAATCTTTAACATAGACTCTAAGTAATAATAAAACATTGGTAATGTCTATATTTTATTTGGGAAATTAAAGTCTATAGATAATCTGTAATCACATATCACGATGTTCAAATTATTTGTTCTGAGTTATTGATTTTAAGGAAAAATCTAAAACATTATTTTAGGTAAATAAATATTCTTTCACAATAGTTTTTAAATAACCTAGTAGTTATATATATTTTGAATATAATGTCTATTAACAACGTCAATTCACAAGGTTTGACTCTATTGTTTAACTCTTATTTTCCCAGAAACAATCAAAATATTATCTCTGAAAATAAGCAAAAATCAGTGAATAACAATTTTCTAAATCAATATCAACTCTCCCTAATTGATAATTTTGTGGATGGGATTGCTTTGTTAGTAGATGAAAAATTCGTTTATTTGAATCAAGCCCATTTGAGCTTATTTGGCTATAATCAGGAAGAATTATTGGGGCGATCGTGGCTTTCTCTTTATAATTCATTAGAAGGTTTAAGGATACAAGAAGAAGTTTTCCCCATTTTAAGAGAAAAAGGTTTTTGGCGAGGAGAAGCAAAGGGTTTAAAGAAAGATAAAACAGAATTTTGGCAAGAAGTTTCCCTTCAGTTAATTGACAGTCAAACAGTAATTTGTAATTGTCGAGATATTAGCGAAAGAAAAATCATGGAACAAGATTTAAGTCGTAGCCATGATTTATTAACTATAATTGAAAATGCCCAATCTCAATTCATTGCTAACGGAGATAAAGGACTTTTATTCGATCATCTTTTAGAAAATCTTTTAACCCTGACTGGTAGCGAATACGGTTTTATCAGTGAACTAGATTACAACAAAGATGGAAAAATAGAGTTAGGTGATAGCTATATGAAAAATATTGGCAAACCTTTTCTTAAAGTTCACTCTATCAGTAATGTGGCTTGGAATGAAGAAACCATCCGTTTATATGAAGAAACTCAGGGTAGAGGCATGGAGTTTCATAACTTAAATACTCTGTTTGGAGCAGTGATTTATACTGGTAAAGCAGTTATTTCTAATTATCCTTCTAAAGATAAGCGTGGTAGTGGCACTCCTCAAGGACATCCTCCCTTAAATTCTTTTTTAGGTATTCCTTTCAAATCTCATGGGCAATTATTAGGTATGGTAGGTATAGCCAATAGGGAAGGTGGTTACAACTCCGAATTAGTGGAATATTTACAACCTTTTGTTTCTGTCTGTAGTAACCTGATTGATGCTTATAAAATAGAAAAACGTCGTCTCGAATCGGAAAGACAACTAAGAAAGAATCAAATTGCCCTTCAACAACAAGAAAGAGTCATTAAAAATTTATATCAGATTTGTTCTTCTCCTCAACTCAATTTTCAACAAAAGCTACAAGGCATTTTCACTCTGGGGCGTAAGGCTTTTAATTTGGATGTAGCCATGTTAACTAATATTGATAATAGCTATTGTCGTATTGTACAGTGGCAAAGCAGTCCTAAATATAGGGAAATTTTTAATCGAGAAATAACTTTAAATTTAGAAGATAGTTTTTGTTTTTTGGCTTATCAGGAAAAAGAGCCTTTTAGTATTGATCATGTGAGTAATTCTGATTACACCTGTCATCCTGCCCATATTAATTTGAATATAGAATCTTATTTAGGTACAAGAGTAGAAGTTTTTGGTAATAGTATTGGTACTTTATGCTTTTTTTCTCTCGATTCTCGTGGTGTGACAATAACTAGCATCATGAAAGAACAAATTAAGTTAATGGCGCAATGGATTGGTTATGAGCTGGAAAAAGAAAAATCAGAGGCATTGATTCAACACCAATTCAAGCAAGAAATTTTACTGAAAAAAATCACTCAGGAAATTAGGCAAACTCTCAACTTCGATCAATTATTTGACACTGCGGCTAAAACTATTCTCAATGCTTTTCAGGTAAATCGCTGTCATCTGTTTACCTATGATAAATCTCAGTCTTCTTGTTTAACCATGGTAGCAGAGGCAATAAAAGGAGATTTTCTGCCTATGTGGGGGGCAAATATAGACCTTTCTGAAGGTAATGATCATTTTAATCAAGTAATTATGAGCGATCGCGCTTTGGTTAGTAATAATGTTTATCAAGACCCCCTCCTTGAACCTATGACTCCTTTTTGTCAGGAAATTAATCTTAAATCAATGTTGTGTGTACGCACTTCCTATAAAGACGAAGCTAATGGTATTATTGGACTACATCAGTGCGATCGCTTCCGCCAATGGACATCAGAAGAAATAAATTTATTACAAAGTGTCGCCGAACAATTAGGTATTGCCATTAGTCAAGTGAGATTATTAGAGCAAGAAAAACAACAAAAACAACAACTAGAAAAACAAAATCAAGCCCTCTTAAAAGCAGAAAAACAAGCAAAAGAAGCCAGTGAGGCAAAAACAGAATTTTTAGCTTCCATGAGTCATGAAATTAGAACTCCCATGAATGGCATTATCGGCATGACAGAGTTGCTATTAGATACCAAATTAAATTCCGAACAGAAAAACTTTGTAGAAATTATTAACCATAGTAGTAATACTCTATTAACCATAATTAATGATATTTTAGACCTATCGAAAATTGAATCAAAAAAAATCGAGTTAGAATCAACCACCTTTAATATTCATGAATGCTTAGAATCTGTCATCAGTCTTATGGAATTACAGGCAGAAAAAAAAGGCATTAATTTAATTTACGTAGCCAATCCTCAAGATAATTATTGGTTTAAAGGCGATGTTACCCGCTTAAGGCAAGTTGTTTTAAACCTAGTTAGTAATGCAGTCAAATTTACTCATCAAGGGGAAGTTATCGTGCGTTTGAATGTAGCATCACAAGAACTTGACTCTTGCTATCTAAAAATTGTTGTGGAAGATACAGGTATAGGCATTCCCCAAGATAGGAGAGAATCAATTTTTCAGGCATTTTCCCAAGTAGATGCTTCTACAACCCGTCAGTATGGAGGAACAGGTTTAGGTTTAACCATTGCCCGAAAGTTAGTAGAATTGATGGGGGGAAGTTTAACAGTTAGTAGTATTGTTGGTAAGGGATCAAAGTTTAGTATTTCTTTACCAATGGAAAAAACCAATGATGAAAACGATAAATACCTTTCTCTAAAACAACAACATCACTTAAGAGGGAAAAAAGCCCTAATTATTTCCGATTCCACCGTCATGACGGAAATGCTTAGTTTACAAGCCCTCGCCCTTGGTTTAGAAAGTCAGATTTGTCATAGTGCTAATTTTTCCACAGATCAACTACATCAAGTTGCTGTTGTCATTGCCGATTATCCTCTACAACATCTCAATCGTTTTGACTTAGCAGAATCTCTTAAATTGTCTCATCCTAACTTAGCCCTCATTTGGCTAACTCCTCTTAGTCTTGTTACCAAAGAAAATTTAGCTCAAACCTGCCCCTTTGTAACAGTTATTACTAAGCCCGTTAAACAATTCCAATTATGCGACACGATTCAAAAACTATTAATAAAAAATGAAATAGTATCAAGCAATAGTATTTTTTCATCTCCAAAGCAACAAAATCTTATTTACAAAGACATTTCTATATTGCTAGTGGAAGATAACTTGGTCAATCAAAAAGTTGCTCGTTTGATGTTAAATAAATTAGGCTACAAATGGATTGAAATTGCTAACAACGGTTTAGAAGCCATTAAAATGATTCAAAATAAAACCTATCAATTAATTTTTATGGATATGCAAATGCCGTTACTAGATGGTGTTACCACAACCAAAGAAATTAGAAAGTTAGGAAATCAAATTCAACAACCTTGGATTATTGCCATGACTGCTTCTGCTTTATCTACCGATAGAGATAGCTGTTTAGAGATTGGCATGAATGATTATTTAAGTAAACCAGTAAAATCAGACAGTATTATTCAAGCCTTAAAACGATTTGAATCTTTATCTTGTTTAGCTTCTTGAATCCAACTTTGAATCAGGGAAAAAGAAGGACATAAATCCCGACGATGTAAGTTGGCAACCTGTAACTTTAAAATTTGTTTTTGTAATTGAGGAGCATTACACTGGCTTAATTGAGCAACGGAAATAATGCCAGAGTGTAAAATTAAACCGCAATACTCAACTCCAACACTAGGTAAATGAGCTAAGTCTGCTAAAGCAAACCATTTATGGACATAACGGGAACTAACACCTATTTTTTGTGCTAATAATTCTCTATCCTGTTTATTTTTGCCCATAACTAGCAACTGCTCTATATTGGTAATTCCCAGATTTTGCAATCTATCAATATCCGTTTTTTGCATACCGGGTAGGTCAGAAATTGCGATCGACATTTTTAATTCAAATATTATGGGTAACGACTCTTTTATCCTCTAAATTCAGAAACAAGAAGTCAATCAGGGGCAAAGGGCAAGAGGCAAGGGGCAAGGGGCAAAGGTAAATAGTTGATAATTAATAACTTTTAACTCGTTTCTCCCCAATACTCCAATACCCCAACATTTCTTTCAGAACCCCGAACTCCTAACTCCCAACTCTTGCCATTATCTCTAAGAAAAGATAGAATTTTTAACATAAAATTAATACTTTAGGGATATTCTATCAAAAAACCATAAAAGCGAAAACCCAAAAAGGTTATACTAAACTAGATCTATCCCCAAATTTAGAAAAAAAATTAAATCAAATAGGAGGAGCGTAGTCGATGGGACTACCCTGGTATCGAGTACACACAGTTGTAATTAACGATCCCGGTCGCCTGATTGCGGTACATTTAATGCACACCGCACTAGTCGCAGGTTGGGCGGGATCCATGGCGTTATATGAATTAGCCGTTTTTGATCCTAGTGATCCCGTGTTGAACCCCATGTGGAGACAAGGGATGTTTGTATTACCCTTCATGGCACGTTTAGGAGTCACTGGCTCTTGGGGTGGCTGGAGTGTAACTGGCGAAACTGGTGTTAATCCCGGTTTTTGGTCTTTTGAAGGAGTTGCGATCGCACATATCGTCCTCTCTGGATTACTTTTCTTAGCCGCCGTATGGCACTGGGTATTCTGGGATTTAGAATTATTTACCGATCCCCGTACAGGTGAACCCGCCTTAGATTTACCCAAAATGTTTGGGATTCATTTATTCTTGTCTGGCTTACTCTGTTTCGGTTTTGGAGCATTCCACCTTACTGGATTATGGGGACCTGGAATGTGGGTATCAGACCCCTATGGACTAACAGGACACGTTCAACCCGTAGCACCTGAATGGGGACCTGCAGGATTTAACCCCTTTAACCCCGGTGGTGTTGTTGCCCACCATATTGCCGCAGGAATCGTTGGTATCATTGCCGGATTATTCCACCTTAGTGTTCGTCCCCCCGAAAGACTTTATAAAGCATTACGGATGGGTAACATTGAGACCGTTCTTTCTAGTAGTATTGCCGCCGTATTTTTTGCCGCTTTCGTCGTAGCAGGTACAATGTGGTATGGAAACGCTACTACCCCTGTAGAATTATTCGGACCTACCCGCTATCAGTGGGACCAAGGATACTATCAACAGGAAATTCAACGTCGTGTACAAGCTAGTATTGCTGACGGAGCAACCGCCGAAGAAGCATGGGAGGCAATTCCTGAAAAATTAGCTTTCTACGATTACGTTGGAAACAGCCCCGCAAAAGGCGGTTTATTCCGTACTGGTGCTATGAACAAAGGTGACGGTATTGCTCAAGGTTGGTTAGGACACCCTGTCTTCCAAGATAAAGAAGGACGTGAGTTAACTGTACGTCGTCTTCCTAACTTCTTTGAAACCTTCCCTGTTGTATTAACTGATGCTGACGGTGTAATCCGTGCAGATATTCCTTTCCGTCGTGCAGAATCTGCTCTTAGTATTGAGCAAACTGGCGTAACAGTTAGCTTCTTAGGCGGCGAATTAGACGGTCAAACTTTCTCTGATCCTTTAGATGTAAAGCGTTATGCTCGTAAAGCACAATTAGGTGAACCCTTTGAGTTTGATACAGCAACCCTCAACTCTGACGGTGTTTTCCGTACCAGCACTCGTGGTTGGTTTGCTTTTGGTCATGCTTGTTTTGCCCTCTTATTCTTCTTCGGACATATCTGGCATGGCGCTCGTACCCTATTCCGTGACGTATTTGCTGGTATCGATCCTGATTTAGATCCTGAACAGGTAGAGTGGGGTATGTTCCAGAAAGTGGGTGACAAATCCACTCGTCGTGCAGAATCTGCATAATTTTTGGTTTTTATAGTAGGATGGATAGAGACAAGTTAATCTTAATTTTCTTTGTCATTTATCCTCCTAAATGTAAATCCAGTGCATTTTCATCTTGTCCAATTCAGATAGTATAGAGGAATAAAAATGGAAAGTGTAGCTTATATTTTAGTATTAGCGATGATGATCGCTGTCTTATTCTTTGCAGTAGCGTTCCGTGAACCTCCCAAGATTCAAAAATAAATCATCTGTGAAATGGGACGTTTTCACAAACTTATAATCGAACTTTTTAACTTTAGAGAAGTCTTTTTCATCTATTCTCCAGTATGAGATAGAAAGAGAAAGGCTTTTTTCATTAAATGTTGGAAAAATAAAACCTGCAACTCGAAACCCAACACCTGCCCTTATCCAATATTCTTTTAAGCCGAACTGAAGTTATTTAAGCTAAAATAGTTCATCTTTATCTTTTTAAAATTTAATTCATTATTTAAAAACAATTAAATAAACAATAATAATAAGTATTAACAATAAACATAGTTGTTACTAATATTCTAGTTTTATTATTTATTCTGATAAATTTATTCACATAAAAAAAAT is a window from the Cyanobacterium sp. Dongsha4 genome containing:
- the psbB gene encoding photosystem II chlorophyll-binding protein CP47; this translates as MGLPWYRVHTVVINDPGRLIAVHLMHTALVAGWAGSMALYELAVFDPSDPVLNPMWRQGMFVLPFMARLGVTGSWGGWSVTGETGVNPGFWSFEGVAIAHIVLSGLLFLAAVWHWVFWDLELFTDPRTGEPALDLPKMFGIHLFLSGLLCFGFGAFHLTGLWGPGMWVSDPYGLTGHVQPVAPEWGPAGFNPFNPGGVVAHHIAAGIVGIIAGLFHLSVRPPERLYKALRMGNIETVLSSSIAAVFFAAFVVAGTMWYGNATTPVELFGPTRYQWDQGYYQQEIQRRVQASIADGATAEEAWEAIPEKLAFYDYVGNSPAKGGLFRTGAMNKGDGIAQGWLGHPVFQDKEGRELTVRRLPNFFETFPVVLTDADGVIRADIPFRRAESALSIEQTGVTVSFLGGELDGQTFSDPLDVKRYARKAQLGEPFEFDTATLNSDGVFRTSTRGWFAFGHACFALLFFFGHIWHGARTLFRDVFAGIDPDLDPEQVEWGMFQKVGDKSTRRAESA
- a CDS encoding photosystem II reaction center protein T, which encodes MESVAYILVLAMMIAVLFFAVAFREPPKIQK
- a CDS encoding DUF4332 domain-containing protein, whose protein sequence is MSIAISDLPGMQKTDIDRLQNLGITNIEQLLVMGKNKQDRELLAQKIGVSSRYVHKWFALADLAHLPSVGVEYCGLILHSGIISVAQLSQCNAPQLQKQILKLQVANLHRRDLCPSFSLIQSWIQEAKQDKDSNRFKA
- a CDS encoding ATP-binding protein is translated as MSINNVNSQGLTLLFNSYFPRNNQNIISENKQKSVNNNFLNQYQLSLIDNFVDGIALLVDEKFVYLNQAHLSLFGYNQEELLGRSWLSLYNSLEGLRIQEEVFPILREKGFWRGEAKGLKKDKTEFWQEVSLQLIDSQTVICNCRDISERKIMEQDLSRSHDLLTIIENAQSQFIANGDKGLLFDHLLENLLTLTGSEYGFISELDYNKDGKIELGDSYMKNIGKPFLKVHSISNVAWNEETIRLYEETQGRGMEFHNLNTLFGAVIYTGKAVISNYPSKDKRGSGTPQGHPPLNSFLGIPFKSHGQLLGMVGIANREGGYNSELVEYLQPFVSVCSNLIDAYKIEKRRLESERQLRKNQIALQQQERVIKNLYQICSSPQLNFQQKLQGIFTLGRKAFNLDVAMLTNIDNSYCRIVQWQSSPKYREIFNREITLNLEDSFCFLAYQEKEPFSIDHVSNSDYTCHPAHINLNIESYLGTRVEVFGNSIGTLCFFSLDSRGVTITSIMKEQIKLMAQWIGYELEKEKSEALIQHQFKQEILLKKITQEIRQTLNFDQLFDTAAKTILNAFQVNRCHLFTYDKSQSSCLTMVAEAIKGDFLPMWGANIDLSEGNDHFNQVIMSDRALVSNNVYQDPLLEPMTPFCQEINLKSMLCVRTSYKDEANGIIGLHQCDRFRQWTSEEINLLQSVAEQLGIAISQVRLLEQEKQQKQQLEKQNQALLKAEKQAKEASEAKTEFLASMSHEIRTPMNGIIGMTELLLDTKLNSEQKNFVEIINHSSNTLLTIINDILDLSKIESKKIELESTTFNIHECLESVISLMELQAEKKGINLIYVANPQDNYWFKGDVTRLRQVVLNLVSNAVKFTHQGEVIVRLNVASQELDSCYLKIVVEDTGIGIPQDRRESIFQAFSQVDASTTRQYGGTGLGLTIARKLVELMGGSLTVSSIVGKGSKFSISLPMEKTNDENDKYLSLKQQHHLRGKKALIISDSTVMTEMLSLQALALGLESQICHSANFSTDQLHQVAVVIADYPLQHLNRFDLAESLKLSHPNLALIWLTPLSLVTKENLAQTCPFVTVITKPVKQFQLCDTIQKLLIKNEIVSSNSIFSSPKQQNLIYKDISILLVEDNLVNQKVARLMLNKLGYKWIEIANNGLEAIKMIQNKTYQLIFMDMQMPLLDGVTTTKEIRKLGNQIQQPWIIAMTASALSTDRDSCLEIGMNDYLSKPVKSDSIIQALKRFESLSCLAS